A region from the Citrobacter koseri ATCC BAA-895 genome encodes:
- the sdhE gene encoding FAD assembly factor SdhE yields MDINNKARIHWACRRGMRELDISIMPFFEHEYDNLSDEEKCIFVRLLECDDPDLFNWLMNHGKPGDAELEQMVKLIQTRNRERGPVAI; encoded by the coding sequence ATGGATATTAATAACAAAGCACGTATTCATTGGGCATGCCGTCGCGGTATGCGTGAGCTCGACATTTCTATCATGCCGTTTTTCGAACATGAGTACGATAACTTAAGCGATGAAGAAAAATGCATCTTTGTTCGTTTGCTGGAATGCGACGATCCTGATTTATTTAACTGGTTGATGAACCACGGTAAACCGGGGGATGCAGAACTGGAACAAATGGTGAAACTCATCCAGACACGGAATCGGGAACGTGGTCCTGTGGCAATCTGA
- the xerD gene encoding site-specific tyrosine recombinase XerD — protein MDKDLARIEQFLDALWLERNLAENTLSAYRRDLSMVVEWLHHRGKTLATVQSDDLQTLLAERMDGGYKATSSARLLSATRRFFQHLYREKFREDDPSAQLASPKLPQRLPKDLSEAQVERLLQSPVVDQPLELRDKAMLEVLYATGLRVSELVGLTMSDISLRQGVVRVIGKGNKERLVPLGEEAVYWLETYLEHGRPWLLNGVSIDVLFPSQRAQQMTRQTFWHRIKHYAVLAGIDSEKLSPHVLRHAFATHLLNHGADLRVVQMLLGHSDLSTTQIYTHVATERLRQLHQQHHPRA, from the coding sequence ATGGATAAGGATCTGGCGCGTATCGAGCAGTTTCTCGATGCCCTGTGGCTGGAGCGTAATCTGGCGGAAAATACGCTGAGCGCGTATCGGCGCGACTTGTCGATGGTGGTCGAATGGTTGCATCATCGTGGAAAAACGTTGGCGACGGTGCAGAGCGATGATTTACAAACGCTGCTGGCGGAACGTATGGATGGCGGGTATAAAGCCACCAGTTCCGCACGGTTGTTGAGCGCCACGCGGCGCTTCTTTCAGCATCTGTACCGTGAAAAATTTCGTGAGGACGATCCGAGCGCGCAGCTCGCGTCGCCCAAACTTCCGCAGCGTTTGCCAAAAGATCTCAGCGAAGCACAAGTTGAGAGATTATTACAGTCGCCAGTTGTTGACCAACCGCTGGAATTACGCGACAAAGCAATGCTGGAAGTGCTGTATGCGACGGGCCTGCGCGTTTCTGAGCTGGTCGGGCTGACCATGAGCGATATCAGCCTGCGCCAGGGCGTCGTGCGGGTTATCGGTAAAGGCAATAAAGAACGTCTGGTGCCGTTGGGCGAAGAGGCGGTGTACTGGCTGGAGACGTATCTGGAGCACGGGCGCCCGTGGCTGTTGAACGGCGTGTCGATTGACGTTTTATTTCCCAGCCAGCGGGCGCAACAAATGACGCGTCAGACCTTCTGGCACCGCATTAAACACTATGCCGTGCTGGCGGGAATCGACAGCGAAAAGCTGTCGCCGCACGTTTTGCGTCACGCTTTCGCCACCCATTTGCTGAATCATGGCGCTGACTTACGCGTTGTACAGATGCTGCTTGGGCATAGCGATCTCTCGACCACACAAATTTATACTCATGTCGCAACGGAGCGCTTGCGTCAACTTCATCAACAGCATCACCCGCGAGCGTGA
- the fldB gene encoding flavodoxin FldB, producing the protein MNIGLFYGSSTCYTEMAAEKIRDIIGPELVTLHNLKDDSPTLMEQYDVLILGIPTWDFGEIQEDWEAVWNQLDDLKLEGKIVALYGMGDQLGYGEWFLDALGMLHDKLVTKGVKFVGYWPTEGYEFTSPKPVIADGQLFVGLALDETNQYDLSDERIQAWCEQILGEMAEHYSC; encoded by the coding sequence ATGAATATCGGCCTTTTTTATGGTTCCAGCACCTGCTATACCGAAATGGCAGCGGAAAAAATTCGCGACATTATTGGCCCGGAACTGGTCACATTACACAACCTCAAGGATGACTCTCCGACCTTAATGGAGCAGTACGATGTGCTCATTTTAGGCATTCCGACCTGGGATTTTGGTGAAATACAGGAAGACTGGGAAGCCGTCTGGAATCAACTGGACGATCTCAAGCTGGAAGGCAAAATTGTCGCGCTCTACGGCATGGGCGACCAGTTAGGCTACGGCGAGTGGTTCCTGGATGCGCTGGGTATGCTGCATGACAAACTTGTCACCAAAGGCGTTAAATTTGTCGGCTACTGGCCTACCGAAGGCTATGAGTTCACCAGCCCGAAACCGGTCATTGCCGATGGGCAACTTTTTGTCGGCCTGGCGCTGGATGAAACCAACCAGTACGATCTCAGCGATGAGCGCATCCAGGCCTGGTGCGAGCAAATTCTCGGTGAGATGGCAGAGCACTATTCCTGCTGA
- a CDS encoding protein YgfX translates to MVLWQSDLRVSWRAQWLSLLIHGLVAALVLLMPWPLSYTPLWLILLSLVVFDCVRSQRRINTRQGEIKLLMDGRLRWQGQDWTIQGPPWMLKTGMMLRLRADSGKRQHLWLAADSMDDAEWRDLRRLMLQQATQG, encoded by the coding sequence GTGGTCCTGTGGCAATCTGATTTACGCGTCTCCTGGCGCGCACAATGGCTCTCTTTGCTCATTCATGGGCTTGTCGCCGCATTGGTTTTATTGATGCCCTGGCCATTGAGCTACACGCCGCTCTGGCTGATATTGCTTTCGCTGGTGGTGTTCGACTGTGTGCGCAGTCAGCGGCGGATTAATACCCGGCAGGGCGAAATTAAACTGCTGATGGATGGGCGTTTACGTTGGCAAGGGCAAGACTGGACGATTCAGGGGCCGCCTTGGATGCTTAAAACCGGCATGATGCTGCGTTTGCGCGCCGACAGCGGGAAGCGTCAGCATTTGTGGCTGGCGGCAGACAGCATGGATGACGCCGAGTGGCGGGATTTACGGCGGTTAATGTTGCAACAGGCGACGCAGGGGTAA
- the dsbC gene encoding bifunctional protein-disulfide isomerase/oxidoreductase DsbC, with amino-acid sequence MKKRFMMFTLLAAAFSGMVHADDAAIRQSLTKLGVQSTEIQPAPVAGMKTVLTNSGVLYVTDDGKHIIQGPMYDVSGASPVNVTNQLLMKHLNALEKEMIVYKAPQEKHVITIFTDITCGYCHKLHEEMKDYNALGITVRYLAFPRQGLESQAEQDMKSIWCAKDRNKAFDEAMAGKGVKAATCDIDIANHYALGVQFGVSGTPAIVLSNGYVVPGYQGPKEMKAFLDAHQKQTSGK; translated from the coding sequence ATGAAAAAACGTTTTATGATGTTCACCCTGCTGGCGGCGGCATTTTCGGGAATGGTTCATGCGGACGATGCAGCCATTCGCCAGTCGCTGACTAAGCTGGGCGTGCAGAGCACGGAAATTCAACCCGCGCCGGTTGCAGGCATGAAAACCGTGCTGACCAACAGCGGTGTGCTGTACGTCACCGACGATGGTAAGCATATTATTCAGGGGCCGATGTATGACGTCAGCGGCGCGTCGCCGGTAAATGTCACCAATCAGTTGCTGATGAAACACCTGAATGCGCTGGAAAAAGAGATGATTGTTTACAAAGCGCCGCAGGAAAAACATGTCATCACCATCTTTACCGATATCACCTGCGGCTACTGTCACAAGCTGCATGAAGAGATGAAAGACTATAACGCGCTGGGGATTACCGTGCGTTATCTGGCCTTCCCGCGCCAGGGGCTGGAAAGCCAGGCCGAGCAGGATATGAAGTCCATCTGGTGCGCGAAAGACCGAAACAAAGCCTTTGATGAGGCGATGGCGGGCAAAGGCGTGAAAGCCGCCACCTGCGATATCGATATCGCCAATCATTATGCGCTGGGCGTGCAGTTCGGCGTGAGCGGCACGCCAGCGATTGTGCTGAGCAACGGCTATGTGGTGCCTGGCTATCAGGGGCCGAAAGAGATGAAGGCGTTCCTTGACGCGCACCAGAAACAGACCAGCGGTAAATAA